GATCACGGCTGAGTCACGGTCACAAAGCGGGCTGGAGCCCCATGCTTCTGTTGTCGCAGGGATGGCCAAGGAATGGCGTCTCTAGACTCTCCGGGTCACCTCCTCCTGTGAGGCTCAGCCCGGTCCCCCTTCCTGTTCTTCCGAGAGGATCCCCGTCCCTTGTCTGCCACAGGGACCCGCACAGCAGATCCCGTCAGTGAGATCAGCCCCCTGTGTGTGCCACGCACATCACCAAGAGAGCCCGGCGGAAGGTTGCCCCTATTTCGAATGAACAATCATGTGGTAGCTGTGTACGTGTTGTTTCTAGAGAACACAGGCTCTCACTGTATCTTACCCACTCATTTGTTTTGTGGGTGGACCAGCTTGGTTGTTAAGCTTACACACTTCGACTCCAGGCAGCCAACGttctgaatcccagctctgcaagCAGCCGCAGCCTTCCGCTGGGGTCCATACTGCGGTCGGTGTGAAGAAAGACCCCCTTTTCCTGCCAGGCTGCTGCTTGCCCATCCAGACTGGAAACTTTGGGTTTGGGTGTCACGATTCCGAGAAAGGTGTCTTCGAGGCGTCTGGCCCATCATGAAGGATCCGTGGTGTGGGAGGCAGGCGGGTTTGCGGTGTGCTGAATCGTTCGAGACGTATCTGCACCACATCAGACTGTCCCCGCGTTCCTATCTAAAGCTGAAATGTTGTTCCCCAAGCCGCTGTGTCTCAACGGcagcaaacaaacacaaaacagaccATTGTAAGAAGTCAGTACCGTCACTGTGTCCCTTCTGGAGTTGATGTGCAATAGTTGCTTCCGACATTATTCAAACACCATACAGATGTGTGTTTACATTTTGGAAAACCCTCCAGAGTTTAGAGACTTGGGTAATCATAGGGCCGAAGCCAACAGATGGGAACACAATGCTGTGGTTGTTGGGCTCCCCCTAGGATCTCCACGCTCCGCCAGGCCCTGggatgggagagaaaggaaaatggaccTTCTGCTGCCAAAAAGTACGTTTGTGAGGAAGAGGCTTACATTCCTGGCTATTACGTGCAGAGCAATCTATGTACACGCATAGCTTCATAGTCATCCTGGGGCtacatatatttacacatttacatACGTCCTGGGGCAGATACTTAAACACTTTAacatgggggcggggaggaaggtcAAAATGAAGGACTTTCGTAAGTATTTTCTCACCCGTCACTACTGCCCTAGTAGTTACTCCccttttacaggtaagaaaaccgAGGCTCATAGAGGCTAACTCACTTACCCGGGATCACTCAGTGCAAAAGTGAGAGCCTTGCCTTGCCATCAGTCTCTTCTGTTCCAAAGCCAAGGCACCTGCCGCCTCATCAGGAAAGTGGGAGCAAGGGCGGTGCCGTCCTCTCCCTGCAACATCTGTGGGGATTCCTCATCAAGGTCACATTTGCAGGGAAAAATTTGTGTCAGCTGCTACCTCCCCGGGGCAAATCAATCCCATTAACGCCAGTTCCGAGAAAGCCTGACTCCATGGGGATAAAAGACAGAAGAAGTGAGAGCTAATGGTGGTGACATTCTGGTCTTTTCCTTCCCCGCGGAGGTGCTGTCGCTGACATGTGGGTCCAGAGTCTGTAACGGGGGCACTGCTCCCCGAGACCATGAGCTGAAGAGTGCAACGGGTCCCAGACTGAGCTGAGCGGGGGTTGAAAGGTACAGCAGTTGGGTGACCTCCTGAGAACAAAGTTTTCCTGCCAGAAGAACAGACTGGGGAGGTCAGGCCCTCCCCGGTCATGCCACAGGGTCACCTCGAGAGTGTGGCAGGGGTCCCGGAATGGAgactccttccttttccttggaGAGGGCTCATCCGTGGGGGCAGAAATCCAGGGTCGCTGGGCTCCTCGGTGGAGTCTTTGCAGCCAGGCAGGCCCAGCTTCAGATTCCAGCTGAGTCCCGGGGaagctgcctccttcctccccagctcaGTCTCCCCGTTCATTCCGCGGGGGGCCCAGAGCCTCGTGCGCACAGTGACTGGGTCTCCAAAGAAAAGGTTAGAGGACATCCCAGGTAGCCAGCACTAAGTGGGTGGCTGCTGTGACCTTCCGTGTCAGCGTCGTGTCCCCCGTGTCTCTGCCACGTGCTCCTCTGTCAGCCCCAGGTTGGCCCATggccctttcctcttctttttttttttttaaattatttatttttattactatgttcaattagccagcatatagtttCTTGTTCTAAGGAGCAGGTAAGAAGGTAAGCGCTCCGGGAAGAAAGCGGCAGGTGTCGGTGATGCCAAGCAGCCCGGGAGGGGAGGGCTCCCTGGGAGAAGCACGTGTCGCGcgggagcagtgggggagggccCAGCCGTGCGACCTGGGGAGAAGGCcgtggcctctctgggcctccatttccccaACTTCTACCTTGGGGATCATCTTACTGACCTCGATTTTGAAGAAGTATCTGCCTGGGGACCGGCGGGGCCGGGGGCACGGGGTGGCTGGGCTGTACGGAGGCCCCACTGAGGCCCCAGCAGCGACGAGCTGGGCGGGACCCACGTCTGGCCTGAAGGCCGACACTGGCGCTTGTGTTCTAGATTCCGAGGTGCCGACGGCCCGGAGCCCTTGAGCCCTCGGAGTGCAAAGCCATGGCCCAGAAGAGCCTCACAGTCCACGCCAACAACCTGCCCTACGGAGACCTGGCCTCCGAGGTGACCAGGCGCAGAGTCACCATGGCCACGGGGTAGGTGAGCGCTGTCCCGGGCGCAGGGGCGCAGGGGCGAGGGGAGGGGGCGGACCCCACCCGCCGCCGCAAAGCGCCGCACACCTGGTGCGCTGCGCGCAAGCCTGTGCACCTGTCGCTTCAGGGCGGATGTTTCGGGCGAGAAACTGCCTCGTCCCCCATGTCGAAGCCGACTTCTGTGGCCTTTCAGCAGGCAGGGAAAGCCGGGCGGGGATGGGCTTCAGATCCGGGGCTCttcgttgggggggggggggggcgcgggggctcTGGGCGCAAGGGGCGATGCGCCCCCGGGATGGAAAGCAGGACTTGGCCGAGCCTGGGCACAGCCCGGTTCCCAGCGTCCGGGAGCTCCCGGCAGGCAgccctgccctctcctgccccGCGGCCTGGCGCCCCGCACGGGCCGCATCGGACCCTCACCCCGCTGCACCCTCCCCGGGCGGTGGGCTTGGTGCGATTTGGATTTTAAATCAAGCGCACAAAGGGTTTTGGCTTAAGGATGTCCGTGCAGTCTCCGTGATCTGCTCAGAGTAAAAACTCCGGTGTTTGCCCGAAATTCGGATCTCCCTGGGCACCATGTATTGTGATTTGCTGACTCTTGACGAGCCCATGATGGCCGGTGTGGAGTGTCCTGTCCTCTCTCTGGTCCCAGGTCCTCAGATCTAGTCGCGTGCCCAAGACCTCTGCTATTTAAAggtgaagaaagaaagattagGATTTAGTAGGGCTGAAAACCAGCCTTACTGACACAGCTGTGCGGCTCGCGGCAGCTCCTTTGCTGCTTGTCTGGGGTTCGGGCCTGTCGGAGGCTTCCCCGTGGGGGGATGGGCGCTAcaagctggagggaaggggaggggcttcCTTGCTCACCTGCAGCAAAGGCCACCATGCTGCGATTTCTTGTGTTGGTTAAGTGCGTTTGCGAGTTACCTTCTCTAGTCTCCATGAATGGAACCCCCAAAAGAGACCAACAGCCTAGAAACGTCTGCCAAGAAACCTGGCTTGAACTCCTAATAACGCCAAGTGTGCATTAACCAGGAAAACTGGGCCAAGTGTGCATTAACCAGGAAAACTGGCCGAGCTAACGCTTGTCGTTCGAGTTTTGTCAGGTGCCGTATGAACGTAGGAACAATGGTTTTATTAAAACTGATACTTAGttgtccaaaaaataaaaattgacttgAAATATGGACCTCCATCCAGTATTACTCACAATGCTTCTTGACCTTAGAGTTTGAGGGGGAGGGATGTATGACCTTGGCgaactgattaaaacaaaaccaaaccaaaaccttAGGTACAGTGGCTTATCATAGATGTGGGATGTTGCAAAGCTGCACTGACAGGGGCACACGGCAAGTGTGACCCCCGGGTTGACCTCGTGGGCGTGGGCCTTGTCCCGGGGAGGCTGTGGTCCCTCTGCTCCAGTGTTTGCTGAAGAAGGAAGAACGTCCAGAACTCTGAGGCTTCCCTTAACCCTTTCTCCGTCACCTCCTGTCCCTTCAGCAAAGTCAGGGGACAGCTCTGACTGGCGGGTACGGCAGTGCGCTTGTGGAGATCGGAGGCCGGAGTCCGGGTCTGCCTTGTACTAGCCCCGTGACTGGGCTAAGTCCCCCCTAGCTCCGCCGCCTCGGCTGAGAACTCGTCGTGAGGTGTGGCTGCGAGCCTACGGGTAGACGTTTCTAGCTCCAGGTGCCTGACTCCTCAAGCCCTTGACAGGCTAGTCCTCCCCTCCTGAAGATGGGGTCCGCCCAGCCCCGAGCAGGATGGGAACACGCTGGTAGAACCCAGAGAAAGGCTAGCCTGCAGGTTTGGGGGATCCCAGGGCGGAAGTTAGGCAGAAAAGAGGGACAGAGTGGACTTAAGGCTGAACtgggcagggctgcctgggtggctcagtcaggtgagcgaCCAgttaactcttggtttcagcttgggtcatgatctccgggtcatgagatcaagccccctgtggggctctgtgcgcagtggggagtccgcttggggttctccctctccttgccctctgcccctccaacccataaagaagttaattaaaaaaaatttttttagaaaggctGAACTAGCCAGAGACTAGCTGaaatgagagcgagagagagcgagcctgtGCTCAGCTGACATGACAGGGCACAGGCTGGTAGGGCTGGACCCACGGGGCCAGTGGAGGGGACAGCTGGGCCCTGAGAAGAGCTGAGTGGTGACTGAAGCCTGGCCAgagtccctctcccttctgccggCTGAGAGCTCTGTAGGCCTGGGTAGAGGAGTCAGGAAGGATGTCCTTCAGCGTGATGACTGGTTCTCCCTGGGGTCTGGGGGTTTCCTTTGTTCtgttctcccccgccccctcagaatcctgtatatttaaaaaaaaaaaaaaaattcactctgcctttcctcccagAGAAGAGATATCTACCAAGAAAAGTGATGAAGCCGGGGAGATGCCCCCCACTCTGGACTCGGAGCAAGGCCCTGCTGGCGCGGCTGGCCCTTCAGAACCCCCCGCGCCGCCTCCTTCCCCCGCTGAAGACTGCAGAGTCTGAGCCGGCTGTGAGAGCCCGCCAGGAGGTTGGGGGTGTCTTTGAAGCCCGTCTTGTCTTAGaacatctttgtttttcctttcctcacgGCTGAGTGGTGTTTATCCTCACGAATGCACTAGGGCTATCTTCGGTTTTTCAAGCCAAGTCAATGATTTACATTCACATTTGAGCTTTCATTTGCCTTGTTCTATGGAGAGTCGTCAAttgtatttgaattaaaaaaaaaaaaaaaaaaaaggcgagaCTTCAGTGTTTATTAAATCGGGTTGGTGAGAAGTCCAGGAATCTGTGACTTTAAAGAACTGCGCTCCGGAGAACTAGGAGAGATTTGGGTTTTCAAAGCTCAGCCGGGCACATTACAGTCTTGTGGCCTATGCACTCGTTTAACTGAGCTGTGTTGTGTCTGCTGGTGCTGGGCTAATGGTCGTGCACATTTAAGGACAGTACTTTCAAGCTGTGCTTCTAGGAGATTTAAGTGCATTTCAAACGCTGTAGCAGAAGAAACCCAAGCTGAAAAGAAGCCATGTGCAGAGTGGGAGAGAAGTCTTGTTCAGATCCAAGGTCAAGACTctgcacccacccccagcccccaaagTACTTCTAAGGACTTCTGAGGCTCGTTGGAGCAgcttgaaaacataaaaaatgtgataattcctctcagctcatgatctcagagtcctgggaccgagccccacatcggggtctctgctcagcagggagcctgcttctcctgctccccccacttgcactctctatctctgtcaaataaaatctttaaaaatagcatttaaaaaatttaaatccacaTATGAAAACTATCCTGATATTCAGAGAgcgagggagcacaagcaggggagcagcaggcagagggagaagcaggctccgcgctgagcagggagcccaacgcaggacttacttgccggaccctgggatcatgacccgagccaaaggcagacgcccaaccggctgagccacctgggcatctcCTGAGGTGCTTTTATTTCATCTACTTCGTAGGGTCCCTGTGGGTGTCCTCTCTCCAAGCCTGTCCTTAAAAATGTACTCTGGTCCCCCCACCCAACCTTTGATCAGGTGTGCTTCCTTGCAGCAGCATGGGGCAGGGGTCGGGGGGAGCGTGCGTGGAGCGCCTGTCCTCGCCAGCTGGGTGCTCCCATTAGTCCCGACCTCCTCCGTCAGAAGACGAAACAAACCTGCACTGTCCAGTAGGATAGCCAGTAGCCACGTGtggctacttaaatttaaattcattaaaattaaataaaactcagTTCCTCAGTTGTGCTAGCCACATTTCCACTACTCGGGAGCTTTATGAGACTAGTGGCCACCATACTGGATGCTGCAGATCTAGAACACGACTAACGTTGCAGAAAGTTCTACGAGACCGTGCTGGAACAGAGAGGTCAAGTGGTTTGGCAAAGGTCAAACGGCCAGTTAAGAATAGAATCCAGGAGGGCAAAAGTAAGAAAGACTAACCATTGTGGtattttatttccagttcttttgtttttttaaggttttacttttaagtaatctctacaccccccccccaaatatggggcttgaacccacaagaGTTCATGGAACACggaagagttgcatgttccaccgactgagccaatcaggcgccCCTCCAGTTATTTCTGAACAAGTTCCAGGATGTTTTTTTCAGTTCacgtatttgttttaaaaaaaatatgaattaaaaggggcacccaggtggctcagtcagttaagcatctgcattcagctcaggtcaagatcccagcgtcctgggatcgaggcccacacggggctcgctgctcagcagggagcctgcttctccctctgcctgctgctccccctgcttgtgcgttctctctctctctctgacaaataaaatattttttaaaattaaattgctaGGAAACAAATGGactaaaaagaataataaaaaataaaaaaatattggcTACTATGTGAGCCAAGCACTGCTCTAGGGACTTATCACTGAACAAAACCGTCAGTTCCTGACCCCAATTCCTGACTCCATGGAAGGTGTTTTTGGTTTGAAATCACCTAGGGAGCTTCCCAGGTGAAATCTGAAGCCAGCCCCGGCGTGCAGGAGGTGGTGTAGGGGAGGGGGGCGGAGAAGGGGAGGACCGGGCCCCCCAGCATGGTAGGCGGCGGACTTCACAAGCACAGGGTGCTACCACACAGGCTTGTCTTGGTGCCAGCAGGATGACAGGACCCTTGCATTACTGGCCACGTCTCGAACGTTTATAGAGAGGCCTTCATGGGGCTCAGGTGTGTCTGTCCTGCAGGTGTCTTCAATACCTCCTCACCGCGTCCACtccagggaggggggagaggccAGCACGAGCCACATTCCCAGCGCAAGGAAGGGAGGTGAGGGGCCTCTGCACCGGGTCCAGCTCCGGGGCAACCCGCGATCCCCTCCTGGGGAGGAGcttccccaggcctccccagtGATGACCGTGGCCGACCTTGCAGTCTAGTGAGCCACTCCCTCTTCCCAGACGGGTCCTGGGTGGTCAGCAGGGTCTTCAGGGGCCGTCTCCGGGGTGGCCCCTGTGCGGGCTGGCTGGGGCACGGGAGGCACACGTCACGGGAGCACGCAAGAGAAGTCACTGATTCAGGCGGTGATGCCTGAAAGCAGTGACTCATTTTTCTACGACAGCCTCTGATCTGAACTACTGGTTTATCAAGTCCCCTAAGCTGGAGGTCGGATCAATCAGGGTGTTCCTTTGTGTGACGTGATTGAGTAAAGACAACCCGTTAGCAGACTCCTCGGGTATGAACACTGTGTTCTATCCGAATAACCCTGAGATGACTTCAGCGTTTCAGTGTTCAGAAAAGACAGGCTTTGTCTGCTAGTCTTTAAGACTTGCTGgctgaacttatttttttttctttttcttaaagatgttatttatttatttgagaaagaacaggagcagggggagtggtagagagagaagcagactccccgctgagcagggaccgcCACCCCCCAgcgcagagctcgatcccaggactccaggatcacgacctgagccgaaggcagatgctgagtcgactgagccatccaggcgctctcAAGGGTGCATTTCAGCAGGTCTTGCCTGCTGTGGAGATGGAGTACTTCCCTGTCACCCCGAAGGGCCAAGTAAGTCCGCCTTCCCTGTGGGATGAGATGGGCTTGGTGTCCTCAGGGGCATTCACACCGGTTGAGAGTCGGGGGTGGGGTGCTGGCCGTTTCCCATGACTTCCACACCGTTACAGCCTTGGGTGCCTCCACGGGGGTCCCCGGGCTGGCATCTGGGCACAGGCCCCGTGGTCGATCATTCAAGCGTATGCAAGACTGGGCCAGAGCTTCAGCCCGCCCCACCATTGTTAGTAACTTGATCTGCTCCTTTAATAGTCATGTTTTCTTTCCGCCCACCCTGCGGCTTGCGGGTTACAGCGGAGACAGAACCTCTGCTCAACGTCGTGATTTTGAAATGTGGTCTCCAGAGGCTGTCTCGGTGAGGAGGGTGTCTATGTGTGGTCGTGTGTCTCCCCCTCTTGCTGGCAGCTTGGTTTGTGTGAGGACAGGGGCGAGGTGGTGTTAGGCCACACGCAGGGTCCACAAACCCAGGCATATGTAAAGCCCT
The window above is part of the Mustela nigripes isolate SB6536 chromosome 10, MUSNIG.SB6536, whole genome shotgun sequence genome. Proteins encoded here:
- the MYOCOS gene encoding myocilin opposite strand protein, producing MAQKSLTVHANNLPYGDLASEVTRRRVTMATGEEISTKKSDEAGEMPPTLDSEQGPAGAAGPSEPPAPPPSPAEDCRV